AATATCGACTTAAAGTAGAGATTGAATGGTTTAAAAAAATCATGTCTATGAATAAATTATTAGATATTAAAAAAATAGATAATAATGATATATTATTTATTGATAACGTTTTTAATAAATTTAATGAAAAAGATATGTTATATATTAAAAATATAGAAAAAAAAACTAATCATGATATTAAAGCATTAGAGTATTTTTTAAAAAATAAATTATCTCAATCAAAAAAATTATCATATCTTACAGAATTTATACATTTTGCATGTACTTCAGAAGATATTAATAATATAGCTTATGCATTAATGATTAAAGATGCTCTTAAAAAAATAATTTTACCGCTTTGGTTAAAAATAATTAATATTTTAAAAAAATTATCAATTGAATATAAAAGTATTCCTTTATTATCTATGACTCATGGACAACCAGCCACTCCTTCTACTATGGGAAAAGAGATTTTAAATTTTTATTATCGTGTGAAAAGACAATATAAAAAATTAAAAAATATTGAAATATTAGCAAAATTTAATGGTACTACTGGAAATTACAATGCACATTTAGCGGCTTATCCATATATTAATTGGCATATTATTAGCAAAGAATTTATTATATCATTAAATCTTATTTGGAATCCATGTACTACACAGATTGAACCACATGATTATATTGCAGAAATATTTGCATGTATTTCTCTTTTTAATACTATTTTAATTAATTTTAATCGTGATATTTGGGGTTATATTTCTTTAAATTATTTTAAGCAAAAATTAATCAAAGATGAAATTGGTTCATCTGTAATGCCACATAAAATTAATCCTATTGATTTTGAAAACTCTGAAGGTAATTTAGGATTATCTAATGCATTAATGAATCATATGATAAATAAATTACCTATTTCTAGATGGCAACGTGATTTAAGTGATTCTACAGTATTAAGAAATATAGGAGCTGTATTTTCTTATGCAATAATTGCATATTATTCAATGTTACGTGGTTTGAGTAAGTTAAAAATTAATAGTTTTCAACTTTTAAAGAATTTAAATGAAAATTGGTCAGTATTATCTGAAGCAATTCAAACTATTATGCGTCGCTATAATATTAAAAATTCTTATGAAAAATTAAAAAAATTCACTCGAGGTAAAAAAATAAGTAAAGCTAATATATATAAATTTATTTCAGATTTAAATATTCCAGAAATAGAAAAAAAACGTTTAAAAAAAATCACTCCAACAAATTATATTGGTTATGCTATTCATATTGTTGAAAAAACAATTGA
The Buchnera aphidicola (Protaphis terricola) genome window above contains:
- the purB gene encoding adenylosuccinate lyase, yielding MQLTSLTTISPIDGRYFESTQLLRNIFSEFGYLKYRLKVEIEWFKKIMSMNKLLDIKKIDNNDILFIDNVFNKFNEKDMLYIKNIEKKTNHDIKALEYFLKNKLSQSKKLSYLTEFIHFACTSEDINNIAYALMIKDALKKIILPLWLKIINILKKLSIEYKSIPLLSMTHGQPATPSTMGKEILNFYYRVKRQYKKLKNIEILAKFNGTTGNYNAHLAAYPYINWHIISKEFIISLNLIWNPCTTQIEPHDYIAEIFACISLFNTILINFNRDIWGYISLNYFKQKLIKDEIGSSVMPHKINPIDFENSEGNLGLSNALMNHMINKLPISRWQRDLSDSTVLRNIGAVFSYAIIAYYSMLRGLSKLKINSFQLLKNLNENWSVLSEAIQTIMRRYNIKNSYEKLKKFTRGKKISKANIYKFISDLNIPEIEKKRLKKITPTNYIGYAIHIVEKTIE